Proteins from a genomic interval of Clostridium taeniosporum:
- a CDS encoding RloB family protein: MAKLNRAGRKHKRSEGTKTVQPGNYLIVTEGTETEVNYFNNIKQILEKSFNNNIIVERVTLKVEGTARSTTVLVNEAIKKRSLKSYSDVWVVFDRDENTDFDEAIKLAEKKGMNVAWSNESFELWLLLHFQNLNAAIHRDDYIAKLNNHFKNKNLNNGKYDKNISDIFDITFPYVNAAIKRSNSLIEDHEKDNIFSPNKMNPGTKVQDLVSELIKYIKK; the protein is encoded by the coding sequence GTTCAGCCAGGTAATTATCTAATTGTAACTGAAGGTACTGAAACAGAGGTAAACTATTTTAATAATATAAAACAAATACTTGAAAAATCATTTAATAATAATATCATAGTTGAAAGAGTAACATTAAAAGTAGAAGGTACTGCAAGATCTACTACAGTTTTAGTTAACGAAGCTATAAAAAAACGTAGTTTAAAATCATATAGTGATGTTTGGGTTGTATTTGATAGGGATGAAAATACTGACTTTGATGAAGCTATAAAACTTGCTGAAAAAAAAGGAATGAATGTTGCTTGGTCAAATGAATCTTTTGAATTATGGTTATTGCTTCATTTTCAAAATTTAAATGCTGCTATTCATAGAGATGATTATATTGCTAAATTAAATAATCATTTTAAAAATAAAAATCTTAATAATGGTAAATATGATAAAAATATATCTGATATTTTTGATATTACATTTCCATATGTAAATGCAGCTATAAAAAGGAGCAATTCTTTGATTGAAGACCACGAAAAAGACAATATATTTAGTCCAAATAAAATGAATCCTGGAACTAAAGTTCAAGATTTAGTTAGCGAATTAATTAAATATATAAAAAAATAA